A genomic region of Streptococcus suis contains the following coding sequences:
- a CDS encoding VanZ family protein: MNKERFYDVINAILSFLFCRWLFMTFLFYQFSTIFMTVDFLPSLTAILLMTGVCFTLFRLIYQPDISRLSLWFFYGCYGFLLIYLLFFKSMGVRGVNWDLLSTFSQDLFLNPAILVFNLLLFLPLGLLFSFSWKKLSLFVGAILLVEACQFFFSLGFFDLGDILLNTSGFALGNFLGQSAIVHSFKNRIQKK; this comes from the coding sequence ATGAACAAAGAACGATTCTATGATGTCATCAACGCTATCTTATCATTCTTATTCTGCCGCTGGCTCTTTATGACCTTTCTTTTTTACCAGTTCTCGACCATTTTTATGACGGTTGATTTTTTACCTAGTCTTACAGCAATACTATTGATGACTGGGGTTTGCTTTACTCTCTTTCGACTGATCTATCAGCCAGACATTTCCCGACTGTCGCTTTGGTTTTTCTATGGATGCTATGGTTTTCTACTGATCTACCTCCTCTTTTTCAAAAGCATGGGCGTCAGAGGTGTCAACTGGGATCTCCTTAGCACCTTCTCTCAAGACCTGTTTCTCAATCCTGCTATATTGGTCTTTAACCTCTTACTCTTTTTGCCCCTTGGATTGCTGTTTTCGTTTTCTTGGAAAAAACTTTCTCTCTTTGTAGGTGCTATTTTACTGGTTGAAGCTTGTCAATTCTTCTTTTCACTGGGCTTCTTTGACCTTGGCGACATCTTGCTTAACACCTCTGGCTTTGCCCTTGGAAACTTCTTGGGACAATCCGCAATCGTCCACTCTTTCAAAAATAGAATACAGAAAAAATGA
- the hemW gene encoding radical SAM family heme chaperone HemW has translation MKKRPTSAYIHIPFCTQICYYCDFSKVFIKNQPVDEYLAALMEEVKFYNLPALRTLYIGGGTPSALSADQLDYLLTNLEDLLDLSQLEEFTIEANPGDLTADKIAVLKKSKCNRVSLGVQTFDDRMLKKIGRSHNQAQIYETIAALKEAGFHNISIDLIYALPGQTMEQVVDNVAKALELDIPHMSLYSLILENHTVFMNRQRRGNLHLPNEDVESDMFDYILQELEKNGFEHYEISNFTKPGFESRHNLMYWDNSEYYGLGAGASGYIDGMRYRNRGPIQHYLKSIREKGHSRLHEEFLSQTEQMEEEMFLGLRKKTGVSIERFEEKFGISFEDRYGQVVRDLKNEGLLQEEDRWLRMTKKGLFLGDTVAERFIIED, from the coding sequence ATGAAAAAACGACCGACATCTGCCTATATCCACATTCCATTTTGCACCCAGATTTGTTACTACTGTGACTTTTCCAAGGTCTTTATTAAGAACCAGCCTGTTGACGAGTATTTGGCAGCCCTCATGGAAGAGGTCAAGTTTTACAACCTGCCAGCCCTCCGCACGCTTTATATCGGAGGCGGAACACCATCGGCTCTCTCGGCAGACCAGCTAGATTATCTCCTGACCAATCTGGAGGACTTGCTGGACTTGTCACAGCTGGAAGAATTCACCATTGAGGCCAATCCAGGTGACTTGACGGCAGACAAGATTGCGGTTCTGAAAAAGTCCAAGTGCAATCGGGTGTCGTTGGGTGTTCAGACCTTTGATGACCGTATGCTGAAAAAAATCGGTCGTAGCCACAACCAGGCCCAGATTTATGAAACCATTGCAGCCCTCAAGGAAGCGGGTTTTCACAATATTTCCATTGACCTGATTTATGCCCTGCCTGGTCAGACCATGGAGCAGGTGGTGGACAATGTCGCCAAGGCCTTGGAGCTGGACATTCCCCACATGAGCCTCTATAGCTTGATTTTGGAGAACCACACGGTCTTCATGAACCGCCAACGCCGTGGCAACCTGCATCTGCCCAACGAAGATGTGGAGTCCGATATGTTCGACTACATTCTTCAGGAGTTGGAGAAAAACGGCTTCGAGCACTACGAAATCTCCAACTTCACCAAACCTGGTTTTGAAAGTCGCCACAACCTCATGTACTGGGACAACTCGGAGTACTATGGTCTAGGAGCTGGAGCATCTGGCTACATCGACGGCATGCGCTATCGCAACCGCGGCCCCATCCAGCACTACCTCAAATCCATCCGCGAAAAAGGCCATTCTCGCTTACACGAAGAATTCCTCAGCCAGACCGAGCAGATGGAAGAAGAGATGTTTTTGGGCCTACGGAAAAAAACTGGCGTGTCCATCGAGCGATTCGAGGAAAAGTTTGGCATTTCCTTTGAAGACCGCTACGGTCAGGTGGTCAGGGACTTGAAAAATGAAGGTCTCTTGCAAGAAGAAGACCGTTGGCTTCGGATGACGAAAAAGGGATTATTTTTGGGCGATACAGTTGCCGAGCGTTTCATTATAGAAGATTAG
- a CDS encoding acyl-ACP thioesterase domain-containing protein, with protein sequence MGLSYQEEFTIPFDMVDVKQEIKLPDFISYCLGVSGRQSEELGRSDLYVFQEFGLIWVVTDYELTIQALPKYNETVTIKTEAVAYNKFFCHRMFYIYDEAGNLLLDILCYFVLIDFETRKVAPVPEDLIAPYQSEQVKKLPRAPKYQLLENPSVQEFPVRYFDLDMNGHVNNGKYLEWMYEALGYDFLLCHVPKKIQLKYLKEVEATSLVSSRMVAEAGVSQHEIVVEGHIHAQAVIEWRESHVAG encoded by the coding sequence ATGGGACTAAGCTACCAAGAAGAGTTCACCATTCCTTTTGATATGGTGGATGTTAAACAAGAAATCAAACTTCCTGACTTTATTTCCTACTGTCTTGGTGTGTCAGGTCGGCAGTCGGAAGAACTGGGTCGCAGTGACCTCTATGTTTTTCAGGAATTTGGCTTGATTTGGGTGGTGACAGATTATGAGCTAACTATTCAAGCACTGCCTAAGTACAATGAAACCGTCACGATAAAAACAGAAGCGGTTGCCTACAACAAGTTTTTCTGTCATCGGATGTTCTATATTTACGATGAGGCGGGCAATCTTTTGCTGGACATTCTCTGCTATTTTGTCCTGATTGATTTTGAGACTCGCAAGGTGGCACCTGTGCCAGAAGATTTGATTGCCCCTTATCAGTCTGAGCAGGTCAAGAAATTACCTCGGGCTCCCAAGTATCAGCTCTTGGAAAATCCATCTGTTCAAGAATTTCCTGTTCGCTATTTTGACTTGGATATGAATGGGCATGTCAATAATGGCAAGTACTTGGAATGGATGTATGAAGCACTGGGCTATGATTTTCTGCTCTGCCATGTCCCTAAAAAAATCCAACTCAAGTATCTCAAGGAAGTAGAGGCGACTAGCCTGGTGAGTTCACGCATGGTGGCAGAAGCTGGTGTCAGCCAGCATGAGATTGTGGTAGAGGGGCATATCCATGCGCAAGCTGTCATAGAATGGAGGGAAAGTCATGTCGCAGGATAA
- a CDS encoding NUDIX hydrolase N-terminal domain-containing protein, with translation MSQDKWLEWAVRLQALAQTGLAYGKDVYDMERFEEIRQIAAEMLVEPSGQPLEVVKDLFCNETGYQTPKLDTRAAIFQEDKILLVQENDGLWSLPGGWCDVDRSVKENVVKEVKEEAGLDVEALRVVAILDKHKNNPAKSAHRVTKVFILCRLLGGEFQPNSETVASGFFSLDDLPPLYLGKNTAEQLALCLEASRSEHWETRFD, from the coding sequence ATGTCGCAGGATAAGTGGTTGGAATGGGCAGTGCGTTTACAAGCCTTGGCTCAGACAGGCTTGGCTTATGGAAAAGATGTTTATGACATGGAGCGATTTGAGGAAATCCGTCAGATTGCGGCGGAAATGTTGGTAGAGCCATCTGGACAGCCCTTGGAGGTGGTGAAAGACTTGTTTTGCAATGAAACAGGCTATCAGACACCCAAGCTGGATACCCGCGCAGCTATTTTCCAAGAGGATAAAATCCTACTGGTTCAGGAAAACGATGGGCTCTGGTCCTTACCAGGTGGTTGGTGCGATGTGGACCGCTCCGTCAAGGAAAATGTTGTCAAGGAAGTAAAGGAAGAAGCGGGGCTGGATGTGGAGGCTCTGCGAGTCGTTGCGATTTTGGACAAGCACAAGAACAATCCTGCCAAGTCAGCTCACCGCGTGACCAAGGTCTTCATTCTATGTCGTCTCCTTGGCGGGGAGTTTCAGCCCAATTCGGAAACAGTTGCCAGTGGCTTCTTCAGTCTAGATGACTTACCACCGCTCTACCTTGGGAAAAATACTGCTGAGCAGTTAGCACTTTGCTTGGAAGCTAGTCGGTCTGAGCATTGGGAAACACGATTTGATTAA
- a CDS encoding TIGR01457 family HAD-type hydrolase: MTYTGYLIDLDGTIYEGKKRIPAGERFIHRLQERQIPYLFVTNNTTRRPEMVQAMLAENFNIETPLETIYTASLATVDYMNDLGKEKTVYVIGEDGLKSAIFEAGYVEDTENPAYVVVGLDTQLTYEKLTIATLAIQKGATFIGTNPDLNIPTERGHLPGAGSLIALLKAATRVEPTFIGKPEAIIMDKALEILGTERSQTVMVGDNYLTDIRAGIDNGFPTLLVLTGFTKPEEVADLPLSPTHVLDSLDDWSFDEN, from the coding sequence ATGACATATACAGGTTATTTGATTGATTTGGATGGTACGATTTATGAAGGGAAAAAGCGGATTCCTGCTGGTGAACGTTTTATTCATCGCTTGCAAGAACGTCAGATTCCCTATTTATTCGTGACCAACAATACCACCCGCCGTCCTGAGATGGTGCAGGCTATGTTGGCTGAAAACTTTAACATTGAGACACCGCTTGAAACAATCTATACAGCCAGTCTGGCGACAGTAGATTATATGAATGATTTGGGCAAGGAAAAGACAGTCTATGTCATTGGAGAAGACGGGCTCAAGTCTGCCATTTTTGAGGCAGGCTATGTGGAAGACACGGAAAATCCAGCCTATGTTGTTGTCGGCTTGGATACTCAGTTGACCTATGAAAAACTAACCATTGCCACCTTGGCTATTCAAAAGGGAGCGACCTTTATCGGTACCAATCCTGATTTGAACATTCCGACTGAAAGAGGTCATTTGCCAGGAGCAGGCTCACTTATTGCACTTTTGAAAGCTGCTACCCGAGTAGAGCCGACCTTTATCGGTAAGCCTGAAGCGATTATCATGGACAAGGCTCTGGAGATTTTAGGCACAGAACGCAGCCAAACGGTTATGGTGGGAGATAACTACCTGACGGATATTCGCGCAGGGATTGACAATGGATTTCCAACTCTTTTAGTCCTGACTGGATTTACCAAGCCAGAAGAAGTAGCAGACTTACCCCTGTCTCCAACCCATGTCCTCGATAGTTTAGATGACTGGAGTTTTGATGAGAACTAA
- a CDS encoding TIGR01906 family membrane protein, whose protein sequence is MRTKLQIIGTILFVLSAAVLGTIYLAWLVYPFEISFLGLEKVVYMKAVDISYNFNILMNYLTNPFASVLDMPNFSSSADGLKHFADVKHLFHLTQGIFILTLPAFVLFVKNILLKGYGDLVKKVIFWTMLTPMIIGLLGVLVGFDQFFVLFHTVLFPGDSTWLFDPAKDPVIYILPQEFFLHCFVLFFVLYELFFGTILAWTGKKNRIG, encoded by the coding sequence ATGAGAACTAAGTTACAGATTATCGGAACGATTTTATTTGTCTTGTCGGCAGCAGTTCTAGGAACCATCTACTTAGCTTGGCTAGTTTATCCGTTTGAGATTTCTTTTTTGGGGTTGGAAAAAGTGGTCTACATGAAAGCGGTAGATATTTCCTATAATTTCAATATCTTGATGAACTATCTGACCAATCCATTTGCAAGTGTTTTAGACATGCCAAATTTTTCATCCTCAGCTGATGGTCTGAAACATTTTGCGGATGTGAAACATTTATTCCATCTAACTCAGGGGATTTTTATCCTCACCCTCCCTGCCTTTGTGCTTTTTGTAAAAAACATTCTGCTAAAAGGTTATGGAGACTTGGTTAAAAAGGTCATTTTCTGGACCATGCTTACGCCAATGATAATCGGTTTATTAGGTGTTCTTGTTGGCTTTGATCAGTTTTTTGTATTATTTCATACGGTGCTATTTCCAGGGGATTCTACATGGCTATTTGACCCTGCAAAGGATCCTGTCATATATATTTTGCCACAAGAGTTTTTCTTGCATTGCTTTGTATTATTTTTTGTCCTTTACGAATTGTTCTTTGGGACAATACTGGCGTGGACAGGAAAAAAGAATAGGATAGGATAG
- a CDS encoding replication initiator protein A, which translates to MRRISVEQVQTSERFYRIPKVLVESVYYRQMSTESKFTYAILKDRFELSLKNNWVDENGDVYLIFTIEELQSILGYGKNKVIKIKKELAEYGLLEEVRQGLNKPNLLYLGNVTSDLENVNSDFPQDKPLPEAEVPKSNFQKFQNQTSRSSKDKLQEVSGPNSNGTNLNDPDISDQSSRKAGADANPSDTSGGKYIKPEYYSLLQVIANKYNDRYLYPEGYALTHSQKMQIGQYLASGYVLSNEVLDLIDQIPHDCQSPLAYLLKSLENLKEERRLEEKMNAHRQAQEYFG; encoded by the coding sequence ATGAGAAGAATATCTGTTGAGCAGGTACAGACTAGCGAGCGTTTCTATCGCATCCCAAAGGTGTTGGTAGAGTCAGTCTATTATCGCCAAATGAGTACCGAGTCAAAATTCACCTACGCTATCCTAAAGGATCGTTTTGAATTGTCTCTGAAGAATAACTGGGTAGATGAAAATGGTGATGTCTATCTCATCTTCACTATCGAGGAGCTGCAATCCATTCTTGGCTATGGGAAAAATAAAGTTATCAAAATCAAGAAAGAGCTAGCAGAATACGGTCTGCTTGAGGAAGTTCGGCAAGGCTTAAACAAGCCAAACCTACTGTATTTGGGTAATGTAACTAGCGACCTTGAAAATGTAAATTCGGATTTTCCACAGGATAAACCCTTGCCAGAAGCGGAAGTTCCAAAATCAAACTTCCAGAAGTTTCAAAATCAAACCTCCAGAAGTTCGAAAGATAAACTTCAAGAAGTTTCGGGACCGAACTCTAATGGTACTAATCTTAACGATCCTGATATTAGTGATCAGAGTTCTAGGAAGGCTGGGGCTGATGCCAATCCATCCGATACATCTGGTGGGAAGTATATCAAACCAGAATACTATTCCTTGCTCCAGGTGATTGCTAACAAGTACAATGACCGTTACCTCTATCCAGAGGGATATGCTCTTACGCATTCCCAAAAGATGCAGATAGGACAGTACCTAGCAAGCGGCTATGTCTTAAGTAATGAGGTGCTGGATCTGATAGACCAGATTCCTCACGATTGCCAAAGCCCACTTGCCTATCTCCTGAAGTCGCTTGAAAACCTCAAGGAAGAACGTAGGCTAGAAGAGAAGATGAATGCACATAGGCAAGCACAAGAGTATTTTGGATAA
- a CDS encoding SEC10/PgrA surface exclusion domain-containing protein: protein MKHSILGGVAILVAGTSGTGVVNAEEAVVTTGVEELTSEANATTVTETQLGEAELAANQATEAVASQEVVVGRVESELAEATIQKEVAEGSVEEAQALVAKATPESIQKVEAGISTTESEIGTVETELVEANSEKTSAEEAVVAQEKEVSATQAEVDQKEAEVKQAEELVAQAEEILAGTSNSAILKTAVEAQEELLKATQAVSEAEANLEAAKVSDRSRAERIQDGQASVTEARALVEQMSQLESVAQDKVSEAEQLVSQAQTSFNQASNAYNAINTITVTTDYIAALTDYATHYSTNGKSAKAKLDSMAATLRSQNSYKSNSDDALRSLTTNSLTETEATELSLFAADLVNQIRRAMGTDEVIVTSSAIDLAGLISEGYVADDWSAQQIRTIGHDAKAVNDAARSLNLKTTSPELEAKGIQSFENVDNWVGNTSTMTMDSAKRRIYQAVINFMFNGYEYMHAENIAGLSSSGVSYFGLSFSARTDASSVHFVTVQDKQILPNSTFSKTEISGPTSDSIITSYNQAQVALTSAQTTLNQSKADLREASDARAQAELGLANAEKVLATAQAIPLAIPNAQAALEQANVRLNQATFANQAAQEAIQVISADVETKQAHLENAQIELAKKKDELNHIKAELAEKRSILLNLEGDVAVAQTLVTRLTNDLNRLKESLGEQMAYLTKLQQSSQLLEVVEETLSETVKLVEQKKEELSVAQEKLDSLKADRDKKVKTFGLLQERYQAQQEAVRQSQLTNQYDSITQAGGNPIPVVDETGRVTKYVIDQPVAQPATSKVLTRVVATEAKKASLPNTGSSVSIMSFLLSSVTAGLAFLLKRKDQ, encoded by the coding sequence ATGAAACATTCTATTTTAGGCGGAGTAGCGATTCTAGTAGCAGGAACGAGTGGTACAGGAGTAGTTAATGCAGAAGAAGCTGTTGTAACAACAGGGGTTGAAGAACTTACCTCAGAGGCAAATGCTACTACTGTAACAGAAACTCAATTGGGAGAAGCAGAGCTTGCTGCTAATCAGGCAACAGAAGCTGTGGCAAGTCAGGAAGTGGTAGTTGGAAGGGTAGAATCCGAGCTGGCAGAAGCAACCATACAAAAGGAGGTAGCTGAAGGATCTGTTGAGGAAGCTCAGGCTCTTGTTGCCAAAGCCACTCCTGAAAGTATCCAAAAAGTTGAAGCAGGTATCTCGACAACAGAATCTGAGATTGGGACAGTCGAGACAGAGCTTGTTGAAGCGAATTCAGAAAAGACATCCGCAGAAGAAGCTGTTGTTGCTCAAGAAAAAGAAGTCTCTGCGACGCAAGCGGAGGTTGATCAGAAAGAGGCAGAAGTCAAACAAGCCGAGGAACTTGTTGCTCAAGCAGAGGAAATTTTGGCTGGGACAAGTAATTCTGCAATACTCAAAACTGCAGTGGAAGCCCAGGAAGAATTATTAAAAGCGACTCAAGCAGTTTCAGAAGCAGAAGCTAATCTTGAGGCTGCCAAAGTTTCTGATAGATCTCGTGCGGAACGTATTCAGGATGGTCAGGCTAGCGTAACTGAAGCTCGTGCTTTAGTTGAACAGATGAGTCAACTAGAAAGTGTAGCTCAAGATAAAGTTAGTGAAGCAGAACAGCTTGTCTCTCAAGCACAGACAAGCTTTAACCAAGCCAGCAATGCTTACAATGCGATCAATACGATTACAGTAACAACTGACTACATTGCTGCATTGACGGACTATGCAACGCACTATTCAACAAATGGTAAATCTGCCAAAGCCAAACTTGATTCAATGGCGGCAACATTGCGTAGTCAGAATAGTTACAAGTCAAATTCGGATGATGCATTGAGAAGTTTGACAACAAACAGTCTGACAGAAACTGAGGCAACAGAACTATCACTCTTTGCGGCAGATTTAGTAAACCAAATTCGACGTGCAATGGGTACTGATGAAGTTATCGTTACTTCTTCGGCTATTGACTTAGCTGGTTTGATTTCTGAAGGCTACGTGGCAGATGATTGGTCGGCTCAACAAATTCGCACAATTGGACATGATGCGAAAGCTGTCAATGATGCTGCAAGAAGTCTTAACTTAAAGACTACTAGTCCAGAGCTTGAAGCTAAAGGAATTCAGTCCTTTGAAAATGTGGATAACTGGGTCGGAAACACCTCTACTATGACAATGGATAGTGCCAAACGTAGAATTTACCAGGCAGTTATTAACTTTATGTTTAACGGCTATGAATATATGCACGCAGAGAATATTGCAGGGCTATCTTCCTCTGGAGTTTCCTACTTCGGATTATCTTTCTCAGCACGTACAGATGCTAGCTCAGTGCATTTTGTGACGGTGCAAGATAAGCAAATTTTACCGAATTCAACATTTAGCAAAACAGAAATTTCAGGACCAACATCTGACAGTATTATTACAAGCTACAACCAGGCTCAAGTTGCACTAACCAGTGCCCAAACTACACTAAACCAGTCGAAAGCCGATTTACGAGAAGCAAGTGATGCAAGAGCCCAGGCTGAACTTGGTTTGGCTAATGCGGAGAAAGTTTTGGCCACAGCTCAGGCTATCCCATTAGCTATACCAAATGCTCAAGCAGCTCTTGAACAAGCCAATGTCAGATTGAATCAAGCCACATTTGCGAATCAAGCTGCTCAAGAGGCTATCCAGGTGATAAGTGCTGATGTAGAGACTAAGCAAGCTCATTTGGAAAATGCCCAGATTGAATTGGCGAAGAAGAAAGACGAACTTAATCACATAAAAGCTGAATTAGCTGAGAAGCGTAGTATCTTGCTCAATTTAGAGGGTGATGTAGCTGTAGCTCAAACACTGGTCACTCGTTTAACTAATGATTTGAATCGCTTGAAGGAGTCTCTTGGTGAACAGATGGCTTATCTCACCAAGCTCCAGCAATCTTCTCAACTCTTAGAAGTTGTGGAAGAAACCTTGAGTGAGACAGTAAAACTCGTTGAGCAGAAGAAGGAAGAACTATCTGTCGCACAAGAAAAACTTGATTCTCTAAAAGCAGATCGTGATAAAAAAGTGAAAACTTTTGGCTTACTTCAGGAGCGGTACCAGGCACAACAAGAGGCTGTCCGTCAATCCCAATTGACTAACCAGTATGATTCGATCACACAGGCTGGAGGGAATCCAATCCCTGTTGTTGATGAGACTGGACGAGTTACAAAATATGTGATTGATCAGCCAGTAGCTCAGCCAGCAACTTCCAAGGTACTTACTCGTGTCGTAGCTACTGAAGCGAAGAAAGCTAGTTTACCAAATACAGGTAGCTCTGTATCGATTATGTCATTCTTACTTTCAAGTGTGACAGCTGGACTTGCTTTTTTGCTAAAGAGAAAAGATCAATAG
- a CDS encoding LPXTG cell wall anchor domain-containing protein, producing MFKKSIASILALSAALLLQTVPVFADEILPVDSSVPIEAQGQSTDTSLTEESTDTSSVSEVVSPPADPVDTSEPVEPSEPVVPIVPEAENTTPTEPVEVPIDPTTPSTDSTIPSSTTPTQGTSETTPGLSEVPSETSTVAPTESPVKTTEEVNQTGESQVGTISTSTGQEVVEVTPEKPITTEAGFVIIGTENSQPIVRYADGTTATVAAEAIGAVVNPDRTISVKTTEGTMTTLPETGEAASLMISLLGFTLLGLTSFLKQKQLL from the coding sequence ATGTTCAAAAAAAGTATAGCATCTATACTTGCATTATCAGCGGCACTGTTGCTTCAAACGGTGCCAGTATTTGCGGATGAGATACTTCCAGTGGATAGTTCCGTTCCGATTGAAGCGCAGGGGCAATCTACGGATACTTCTCTAACAGAGGAGTCAACTGATACAAGTTCTGTATCTGAAGTAGTGAGTCCTCCAGCAGATCCAGTTGATACATCTGAGCCAGTGGAACCGTCAGAGCCTGTTGTTCCGATAGTTCCAGAGGCAGAAAATACCACTCCAACAGAACCTGTAGAAGTACCGATTGATCCTACGACTCCGTCGACTGATTCAACGATACCTAGTTCCACTACTCCAACACAAGGGACAAGTGAAACCACACCAGGATTGAGTGAAGTTCCTTCGGAAACCTCTACAGTAGCTCCAACAGAATCACCTGTGAAAACTACTGAAGAAGTAAATCAAACAGGTGAGAGTCAGGTTGGTACCATTTCAACATCAACAGGACAAGAGGTTGTTGAAGTGACACCTGAAAAACCAATCACAACTGAGGCAGGCTTTGTGATCATTGGAACGGAAAATAGTCAACCAATTGTTCGCTATGCTGATGGAACCACTGCTACAGTAGCTGCAGAAGCAATTGGAGCAGTTGTAAATCCAGATAGAACAATCAGTGTAAAAACGACTGAAGGGACAATGACTACATTACCAGAAACAGGGGAAGCTGCTAGTTTGATGATCAGTCTACTAGGGTTCACTTTACTAGGTTTAACAAGCTTCCTGAAGCAAAAACAATTATTATAA